Proteins encoded by one window of Pseudomonadota bacterium:
- the rnr gene encoding ribonuclease R has product MTETVKPRSSFARTNRVGGIVSEEDLIGFIYSRDGLTTFKEVMAGFDIPRGHRKEVQNLLTALCSQKVLFQDDDGFYSIRRKEDFVEGMLSVNPRGFAFATVSEPPPGVVIEQDVFIPERELSSATHGDKVLLRIVASRRGRMEGVIIKVLERGTTVLVGDYMSGRSTGLVYPEDDRFPFQVLVRKENSMGAKNGESVVVEIEHYTPGKRNPDGKIIEILGDPDDIAVQNEIVIRKFQLPFKFSPKAMDYVAALDENIVMEKGRLDLRDIQHVTIDGETARDFDDAVAVIKTRSGFRLYVSIADVSHYVKPGTALDLEAYLRGTSVYFPTRVVPMLPEKLSNNLCSLVPEQDRYSFTAILDFDGNGTRKEMQFSKSIIRSRYRLTYTIVKKILVDKDDESRRQYHDILENLEYMGALALLLEQKRMDRGSIGFEIPEAEVAIDENGEISGINRLERNRAHKLIEEFMLAANEAVAEKLSTGFDKKNAALYRIHEKPDPIKVAVFSGFGRTMGLKLPGDSGSPVWFGKVLDLTRGTPQEYIVNNLLLRTMKQAKYSPDNVGHFGLAADFYTHFTSPIRRYPDLMVHRKLSELLGSGADETPVSADEAGLFLSKRERVAVDAEREMVDRLKVRFMAGREGEVFDGIISGVTTFGLFIELLDTFIGGAIELTALKDDYYQYEEESHRLLGRRTGKIFRLGDLLRVKLESVDKRKRHINFVIAEEKEHG; this is encoded by the coding sequence ATGACGGAAACAGTGAAACCCCGGTCATCTTTTGCACGAACCAACCGGGTTGGCGGCATTGTTTCTGAGGAAGACCTTATCGGTTTTATTTACAGTCGTGACGGGTTGACGACCTTCAAGGAGGTCATGGCCGGTTTTGATATTCCCAGAGGTCACAGAAAGGAAGTGCAAAATCTGCTGACGGCGCTGTGCAGCCAGAAGGTCCTTTTCCAGGATGACGATGGGTTTTATTCAATTCGGCGCAAGGAAGACTTTGTTGAAGGGATGCTGAGCGTTAATCCGCGCGGCTTTGCTTTTGCCACGGTTTCAGAGCCACCCCCCGGGGTAGTCATTGAGCAGGATGTCTTTATTCCTGAAAGAGAGTTAAGCTCCGCAACCCATGGGGATAAGGTTCTTCTGAGGATTGTCGCCAGTCGCCGGGGCCGCATGGAAGGCGTTATCATCAAGGTGCTTGAACGGGGAACAACCGTTCTTGTGGGAGATTATATGTCGGGTCGCAGCACCGGCCTGGTGTATCCTGAAGATGACCGGTTTCCGTTTCAGGTTCTGGTTCGCAAAGAAAATTCCATGGGCGCGAAAAACGGTGAATCGGTTGTTGTCGAAATTGAACATTATACGCCGGGCAAGCGTAACCCCGACGGGAAAATTATTGAGATATTAGGTGATCCTGATGATATAGCCGTGCAAAACGAGATCGTCATCCGCAAGTTCCAGCTGCCCTTTAAATTCAGCCCCAAAGCCATGGATTATGTGGCCGCCCTTGATGAAAACATTGTCATGGAAAAGGGCCGGCTTGATCTTCGGGACATCCAGCATGTAACCATCGACGGCGAAACCGCGCGTGATTTTGACGATGCCGTGGCGGTTATCAAGACCAGGTCCGGATTCAGGCTCTATGTTTCCATTGCCGACGTCAGTCATTATGTAAAGCCGGGAACAGCCCTGGACCTGGAAGCCTATCTGCGCGGCACAAGCGTCTATTTCCCAACCAGGGTTGTGCCGATGCTGCCGGAAAAACTATCAAACAACCTGTGCAGTCTTGTTCCTGAACAGGACAGGTATTCTTTTACCGCCATATTGGACTTCGACGGTAATGGCACTCGAAAGGAGATGCAGTTCTCCAAAAGTATCATTCGCAGTCGTTACCGTCTCACCTATACCATTGTCAAAAAAATTCTTGTGGATAAGGACGATGAAAGCCGCCGGCAATATCATGATATTCTTGAAAACCTCGAATATATGGGGGCGCTTGCCCTTCTTCTTGAGCAAAAAAGAATGGATCGGGGCAGCATCGGCTTTGAGATACCGGAAGCGGAAGTTGCAATCGATGAAAACGGCGAAATATCCGGCATTAACCGGCTGGAAAGAAACCGGGCCCACAAGCTGATTGAAGAATTCATGCTGGCGGCCAATGAGGCGGTTGCTGAAAAACTGTCAACCGGCTTTGATAAGAAAAATGCGGCTCTGTACCGGATTCATGAAAAGCCTGATCCGATTAAGGTCGCGGTATTTTCCGGGTTCGGGCGAACCATGGGCCTGAAGCTTCCCGGGGACAGCGGCTCTCCCGTCTGGTTCGGTAAGGTTCTTGATCTGACCCGCGGCACCCCTCAGGAATATATAGTCAACAATCTCCTGCTGCGCACCATGAAACAGGCCAAATATTCTCCTGACAATGTGGGTCATTTTGGCCTGGCCGCTGATTTTTATACCCATTTTACCTCACCGATCAGGCGCTATCCTGATTTGATGGTTCACCGGAAACTTTCCGAGCTTCTAGGTTCCGGCGCTGATGAGACCCCGGTGTCGGCAGACGAGGCAGGTCTTTTTCTTTCAAAGCGCGAGCGTGTTGCCGTGGACGCAGAACGGGAAATGGTTGATCGCTTGAAGGTCCGATTCATGGCCGGACGTGAGGGCGAGGTTTTTGACGGTATCATCTCCGGGGTCACAACCTTTGGTTTGTTCATCGAGTTGCTTGATACTTTTATCGGCGGCGCCATTGAACTGACCGCCCTCAAGGACGATTATTATCAATATGAGGAAGAGAGCCATCGTCTCCTGGGACGACGGACAGGAAAGATTTTTCGATTGGGTGATTTGCTCCGCGTCAAACTCGAGAGTGTGGATAAAAGAAAACGTCATATTAATTTTGTCATTGCCGAAGAAAAAGAACATGGTTGA
- a CDS encoding RNA methyltransferase produces the protein MVEIAISPARLIANVAIVLVEPKYPENIGASARSAMNMGISRLIVVAAEKPDKERMLKMATHNAAHLIEEMELFADLESALSPFSFVIGTTARLGRKRRAIQTPRHVAAAAVPILQNNLVALLFGPEDRGLTNDDLKYCHTTSTIPTENFSSLNLAQAVAIHCYEMYMATLQASRDENTRFQPKLADSFEIEEMYKHLENVLTTIGFLKKTDYEYWMGNIRHFLGRIHLRARDVRILRGLCRQFLWYDKKISTGGFGDK, from the coding sequence ATGGTTGAAATTGCTATAAGTCCGGCCAGACTGATTGCAAACGTCGCCATAGTACTGGTTGAACCGAAATATCCTGAAAATATCGGTGCTTCAGCCAGAAGTGCAATGAATATGGGGATAAGCCGGTTGATTGTCGTTGCCGCGGAAAAGCCGGACAAGGAAAGAATGCTCAAAATGGCGACTCACAATGCCGCGCACCTGATTGAAGAGATGGAACTGTTTGCAGACCTGGAAAGCGCCCTTTCGCCGTTTTCCTTTGTCATCGGCACTACAGCGCGTCTGGGTCGAAAAAGAAGAGCCATTCAAACCCCGAGACATGTTGCGGCAGCGGCGGTGCCAATTCTGCAAAACAACCTGGTTGCGCTGCTTTTCGGGCCGGAAGACAGGGGGCTTACCAACGATGACTTGAAGTATTGCCACACGACGAGTACCATTCCCACGGAAAATTTCTCGTCGTTGAATCTGGCCCAGGCAGTAGCCATACATTGCTATGAAATGTACATGGCAACCCTTCAGGCATCCAGAGATGAGAACACCCGTTTTCAGCCCAAACTTGCCGATTCATTCGAAATCGAAGAGATGTACAAGCATCTTGAGAATGTATTGACAACTATAGGTTTTTTAAAAAAAACCGATTATGAATACTGGATGGGAAACATCAGGCATTTCCTGGGAAGAATCCATCTCCGGGCGAGGGATGTAAGGATTTTACGCGGTCTCTGCCGGCAATTTCTCTGGTATGATAAGAAAATATCAACAGGGGGATTTGGCGATAAATGA